In Saccharomyces paradoxus chromosome IV, complete sequence, the DNA window AGCCATGCAACTGTAATTCTATGAATGCATATATTTCTTCCGTCGGCAAAGACGCATCGAACTTTCTCACTAATCTCTGGCCATTTTCTAACCTGATTGCAACTTTGCTTGCATCTTTTCCGGGGGATGGTTCAGGTTTCAGCTGGCTTTTCCTCCACAATAGCCATTGGTTTTCTGTTCTTTGGTGCTCTAGTTCCCTCTGATCTCTTCGGGTCTGTTCCAATCTTTCTGAATCTCTTTGTTGATCACGCCTTAAAGAATCCTGGTATCTGGAATCCTGTTGTTGCCTTATTAACCTTTGCATTTCAATATTCTGCCTTTGCTGACGCAGTTGAATTAATCGAGGATAATTCTTGGAAAATATAGTCTCCAAATCTTGAGTCGTATAGTTAGAAATAGAGCCTTCGACTCTTGCAATTAattctattttcttctcagcctttaaagaaattattcCAAGTAGAGGATATTGCCTAATTTTTAGTGCATTGGAAACTTGTAACCCTTCGGATGTAGTAACGTCACCATACCATAGTAACACCTGATACTTCCTTATCATGTTAACAAAAGCTTCTGAACACAATATTTTATTAACGTAGTCCATATGATTATCTAAGAGCGGATCATGTAAATAAATGACCCCAAATTTTACTTGCGCGCTACAAGCATCCAATAATTCAGTATAACTGTTTTGCATAATgcttttggaaaatgttCCATTTTCTGGATTGTACAAAGAACCAAAGCTAAACTGAACTCCACTGTTTTGATTGTTGCTCGTACTTTCGCTGTTGCTACCATCGTCAGTGCTCCCGTTAGCTTCAGAGCATGTTACAGCTTGAGCTTCGTTCTCTAGGTTTTCCAGAAGACGGTGTAATTGGGAACTATGATCTAGTAAACGATTATGCTTCCTTTGATAGAATCCGTGAAGCCTTAGTAGAGGTTTCAAAAGACGTGAACTCCGGACgatgaaattcaataaataataaagaactATCAAGGGAGCttggaataaaaaatgaagtaCTGATTTTGAGCGACCACCTCGGTCCTGTGCAGGTTCGTTTgtattgttgttttgaTCTTCTGTTCTTCCATCCAAATCAGCAGGCGGTTCTTCCCTAAAAGCTCCTGGGATTCGAATAAAGgattcatcattatttccAAAAGTATGCCTAAATATATCCATGTTTATTAGGTGCCCTTGAACTGTAGTTTAGTCGTTTGGTgaatttaaagaaaacctGAGAAAACGGTCGTatgttattattcaatttgCTTTCACCTCTTGCTTCCTACGTAAAAATAAGCAAGGATGTGTTACAATAAGGTTTCGCCCTGTTATTGTCGTTCTAAAAAACGGTCACCGAAGTGTCGAATAAAGGCTAATTGCGACgtaagagaaagaaattggGACGACAGTGACTACCTAAGGAGTTTAAATACGTATATGAATTTAATATGTGGCTAACTTTAGGAAGGTAAATTGGAGTCAAAGtattgaataattttctttacatTTTCTATTGGTAAACCATAAACAGGGTTGACATCGGTAAGTTCAGATGATGCAATTAGACGGTCTGGAGTACACTTGATGTAATGTGGAGGATCATCAGGAGCGCAACTGTATGAAGCCTCCGTCACAGCGAGTCCTAATAGGCAATAATTTGTATGGTAAAAGTCTGGGTGGGCCCCTGGTTTGTCTCTCAAGCCAGGTTGCTCTTTCTCTTGGCAACAGTATAATATATAGTCCTGAAGAGCATGTTTATTGAAGCATTGACCATATCCTAAAGCTTCAAGGATGGCAGCCGAGCCTCCCACCCAGAAACTATAGCAACCATCAACGAGTTTGTTGCTTCTTCCGCAAAATCCTCGTTCTTCTTGCAGTTGACGAGCACTAGACCATTCTAATAGCTTTTCAACGTTTATTTGATCCATAGACCCCAAAATAGCTAGACTGGCTGTGGCACAGAAAGTATAACCTCCGTGCGCCTCGTCCACGTGAGGACAACTGCCGAATCCACCTTCATAGTTttgacaatttttcaaatagtTCAACACACCTTCAGCAAGCTCCTCTGTAAAGATATTTAAAAGCGTTGCAATGCTCAATGCACAGTATATACCTCTTGTATCCACTTCTCCAACTTCTAAACAAGTCTTGAATCCTCCATTAGgctctttcaaagataGTAACCATTGGTAAATTCCTTTTCGATCAATTCTGTCCCAGCATCCGTCTATGTTATCGCAAAGGGACAGGGCGTTAATCGCAGCATAAGTGCTCGCCAAATGAGATAATTGGCCCTGACCCCCGCCAAAGGGTCCTCCTGAAGGACTAATAGTAAATAGCTTATCCAcgatttttcttttgacgTCATCTGAAAGCCAATCCTTGTCCAtcactttcaaagaattaGCAATCCAATATAGCATCCATGGTTGAGAAGCATCTAGTGCTGTCATTTGTGGAGGTAACGATATTTCAAAGGCAACATCTAAGTACATTTTATGAAAATCTTTCGTGAGAGTAGGTTTGTTAACGCCTTCACCATCGTAGATCTCCAATACGCCTTGTAGCACTTTGTGCCGTGCTTCTGTAGTGGCGGTCTCTAGTTCCTTCATCAAAGGTTGGATTGCTTTACTTGAATCTAAATCCGCTACATCGACGATTTTCTCCATGACTGATCTCTTCCTTCCTAATAACGCCGAGTTTATAAATTTAGCCCTGGCTATGGACCTTCCTACTCTCTGTTGCATACGCTTTGATTTCTTATAGATCTAAAAGCAACGCAGTTGTCTGTGCATAAGAACGACGATGAAATGGACCCTTGCTTGGTGTATCCTAACCACTTTCGCGTGTTTTAGCTTGAAACTTTCCTAATCAGGCAACAGCTTATGCGAAAGGAATGATTAGGTACAATGTTAGACAGCTTTTTTTCGAGATCTCTAACGATGACTAGATATAGTTATAAAAGAATAGAGGATTAAGCTACCACTGTTTTGAGCCTCATGTTCAATCAGAGCAGGGTACGGGAATAGTGATCCTTTTCATTAGCGAAAGTAGGGAAAAATAGCCCACCAACAGACAAAGAAAGGAGTTGATACCGTACTAAAAGGCGTGAGGCTGTTGAAACAAgtgataattttttttatattctgGTTTGACTGGCATTACTTACAGGGTAGTGAAACGAATAGCCTGACAAACATTAACACAACCGGGGAACTTTACATATATGTCCAGCAGTGAAATGGATTCTGATGGTATGATAAATGAAGCATATGACGACTCGGAGTTAATTGGTGAGGAAACAGAATCAAAATATGCATCGATTAAGAGGTGGTATCAGCTAATCACTTCTCCCTTAGATTTGCAGTTGGtaataaatgaaaagttAGAAATGATCAACTGGGATGCACATGCTAAAAGTCTAGCTAAGCCATTAGGGAACTTTTTAACggtgcttttttttgttacaAGACTTTTGCAGGACAATTTGATCAAGCCCAATTATTACAAACTAAACGTCAAGTCAGGTGCTTTCGATCTTTCTAAATCCAACAAATTAAAAGAGTTTGATTATTTATGGGAGATATCCTCCAGCTTTCAAGACAATAATCAATTTTATGCATTCCAATCTTGGTATTTCGTTACTCTAAGGTTTATGAAcaatcttttcaagtttACTATTTTCATATTGCTGTCTCTGAACCTGTATGTAAGCTGCAAGTTCATGTTTGGATACCTTAAAACTTACAATCTCttccatttgaaaaaagagttCGATTCTCCAAACTTGACTAAACATAACTTGAGCGATTTAAGTAAAGAATATTATGAAGATATTTACAAGCAGTCATTGTGGTCTATGTtaaagcatttttttagaGGATCTCATACTGATGCACCTTATATTGatcaagatgaagatgaaatattttatcagttgaaaaaatggacTCCGACTAACTTCATGATTAATCTTTTCGTGTCTTTTTCACCAACGGcaattgtttttttgagcTTTTCTGATGTTACGTTTACGACAGCAATTGCCATAATCATCCATCAATATATTCTAGATTATGTCATAACTAAGAGATTTCAGAGAAGTGTGGACGATGACTTGATCTTATCAAGTGCGGCTTTGCAAGAGTATGAGGACAAGCATATAATAGCACGAACACATGAATACGGCAACACAAATACTCTATCATCTGCTATAGGAACTAGACCTAAAACACCAAGAATATTCACCACTCATTCACTACGTGGAGAGGAAATTAGAGAAGTGTataattacaaaaaaaaggagtTTGAGGCATTACCTAAGATGACTGAAAATGTGCCAGAGTCACGAGAAACCGGAATGAAGGTCCGCGAAGGCATTTCTCAGATACCTGGTAATCACACCTATCCTATTGGTTTTCGTTATTCCCCCAAAATCATCCCATATTTGAGGGAGAAAGGttcaaataatgattttgttCAACTATCGTTaaatcaaaatttaaagaaggATGGAGCTCACCTGCCGAATCAAGACCAAAACACATCAAAATCGTTGAGTCCCCTAAGAAAAACGCCTTTAAGCACAAGGCAGAAAAGTTTTGAAGGCTCAGAATTCAATGCGTTGAATAAGGATGATATTGATGCCATTCTTCGCtctccaaagaaaaagaagaacaatcacaaaaaataaatagatCGTTTCAGAATTATGTCTAAGTATGTATagttttgtaaaaaataataaacaaaaagtGACAATGctgtttgaaaaagttatcAAATTGATTACGTATCGCGATGTActaaatattttaaatgTTCATGAATTTTCAGTTGGGCAAACTCCGCTATAAGTCATTCCAACCAAATAACCAATTATTCAGTTTGTGTATAAATCCGGCGGGTTCGTTATTtctgtatttttcttcttgttgaCGCATCTTCGATTCCAAGCTTCGTAACAGAGTGGGAATATTCGAATTCGGCCCCGTATTTTGCATGAATGGCAATTTGCCATCTATTACATCTAGCCGCTTATTTAAAGAATTTGCTAGTTTTGgacttgaaatttttgctCCAATACCAACATTACTGGCAGGAGAATTAACATCTTCTCTCAGCAGAGCGTCATCAGTTACTATTACGTTTGGTGGCGATGGAGTATTCGATGTTGATGGTGTGGAGGAGCTCTGATACATAGAAACGTTGAATTCTCCAATGTCGTCaatattatcaattttGCAACCGGCTAGTTGCTCTACCGCATTTCTTGAATATGGTATACAGCCAATTAAAGCGCCGTGAAATATGGTTCCATTTTCTTGCAGTGCTCTCAAAGCAGAAGATGGAGAGTTATAAGTGAGCTTAACCCAACTTTCACCGGTGAATAttggatattttttgttgCTCGTTTCATTATCTTTCCCTTTTAAGGTAATAGATTTGTTAGCAGTAGGATCATTTTGATCACAGTTTGTATCACGATTATGGAATATTCTGAAAGAGCTGGGGCTAATACCGCGACCCAACCGCAGTACTTGAAAATCTTCCATGATACGACCAAAATGGGAAAAGTGCTCGATTAATTCGTTGGAAATTGATTCAGGATAGCCGAAAACGATAATTGCGCTTAAACTAGAAGACTTGGAAAAAGTTTCATGGgctttattattgtttgtTTCGGCGGTATTGTAATTATTATCTAAATGGTTATCTTCAATGTTTGCTATTCTAACATAAGAGTCCTTATCAAAAACATTAGGAGTATTCTTGGAATCATAAGCTGGCCTATTAATTTTCTTGGCTGTGTATTTATCGGAAACAAATTGGGTTGTTAAAGATGGAATAGAACCAAATTCATCCTCACGTTGCCAGTCTTGTAAAGTAACGGTGGGTGGAATGTCATTAAAGGTTGACAATAGAGAATTGATGTCATTATTTGCTGCTGATTTGTTTCTTTCATTATGTTTGAAATCCTGATTCTGCTTACTGAAATTTCTCATTGAAGTATTCAGGGAAGATGATTCATCATTCTGGCTAATGTCAGATGAGGAATTTTGCTTTGTTGTCTTTCTTCTTATCACCGTATGAGGAGTAAATCTCTTTTTTGGATTACTCACCCAACTAGGATTATTCCCTTGGCTATGTTGGTTTGTGTTATTGACGCTGTTGTTTacattgttgttgttaatGCTATTACTACTAATATTactactattattattgatgttTACGGTATTGGTAAGTGAGGTCCCAAATCGTGAAGAACTAGCACCAAACGGTCCATTGAATGGCGAGctttgctgctgctgttgtgGTTGCAGCTGTGCTTGCAACTGAGATTGTGATTGAAACATCGGAGTCGTTTGTGGTGCTTGCGAAGTAAGGCTTGTAAATCCACTGTTATTATCGCCTGAACGTACTCCAAACATTTCAATTGTGTCGTTCCTTATTTTTCAGGTTgcagagaaaaaaagaatagtGCGAATAAAAAGTTaattagaaaagaaaaaataggCCTACCTTATCaggaaacaaaatatgCAGAGGTATGTGTGTGATATTCACAATGTTCCGAAcctacttcttctttcaccAGCACTCCTTcgaacaaaatttttccggtattatttttttttggatgGCTCTACACAAAGTGTCTTCCGGGTAGTGCAGTGGCCGTCTTATTGGTGTTAGGCGTTTGGTTGTTCTTTATTAGTCGATGATAATCCTCCCTCATCTTGACATATCCTAAATGAATTTTCCCCAAGAAGTGGTCAGCAAGCCTTCTGTCTGTATCTAAACGTGACAGGTATGCCCCACACACCTCGCACACCTGTAACTTTTGTTGGGCGCTCTGGCCAACGTTCTCCGTAATGGTTCGCACACGTTTGGCAACCTCTTTCCTTTTACTAATCAGTTCTTGTAATTTGACTGATTGCAGCATACCCATAGTGACTTCATCCGCACGGATTAAAGAATCAATCTCTTGTCCCATTAGGCCTATCCGCGCGTCCAAGACGTCCAGTTCTTCAGTAACCTGCTGGATCTTCATTCGTTCCTCGGCGGTAtgtttcaaattttgcAGTGCTACGGAAATCTGCCCATTACACTCGTTAACAAACCGGGACAGAATGGCAAGATATTCTCTTTCGAATTCGGGGAACGTTTTGCCCTGCTTGACCTCTCGCTCGTACTGAATTTTATGCTTGGCTAAATGCATCTGGGGGCATTTTCCCAAGCTCTGCTTGGTGCCCTGGAATAGGTCGTAGGGGCACTCGCCTACAAGGTATGATTTGCAGATCTTGGGATCATGTAGCCCGAGATCTCTTTTTTGATGCGAATACCTGTTGTGGCGGAAACTGGAGTCCCTGCCCATCAGCTGCTCGACAAGTTTGCGTTGTTCTGCGGCTGGGGTTGACATAGTTGACATAGTTGACATGTAGGCGGTAGTGGGCGGTTCTCTCAGGAGGTATAGAGATTTTTGTATTATGGCCTTTTGTTCTGCTAGTGAGTGggttcttttctttcttctctgCTTGAAGCATCGGCGGTTATTCGGGTAATATACTAAAAATGTTGCTATGAACGGATGTAGGACAAATCAATAAGTGATGGCGAGATGCTCTAACTGGATCATGTAACCTACCCTTTGATGTCACGCTACCACCAAATATGGGTATCGCAGTGGCTTTCAGTGGGTGTCTCCCTTGCCATGTTTCTAGCTTTTTCCCTTTGTTGTTGGGTGCTTTGCGAAGAGCAGAGGGAAATTTTATCGGCAAAACCTCACTAGGAAGAACTATATAAAAGAAGGGTCAGTCTGAAAATTACGCCGCAGTAATCTCATTGTAGTAAGTAAAACAAACAATGTTGATCACTGAGACCTTCCATGATGTGCAGACATCATACGGCACCACTTTGCGTATCTACGTATATTCTCCCAAAATAGCAGGCTATCCGCAGGCTAAGTTTCCTGGAGTGATCCTGTACAGTGAAATTTACCAAGTGACGGGGCCGGTTCGCCGTTTTGGCCAAAGAATTGCGTCTGAAGGTTACGTTGTGGTGGCACCTGCCATTTACCACAACTTCATGGGTCCTGAAGCGTTGCCCTATGACGTTCAGGGTACCGATATCGGTAACGAGTACAAGATCAAGAAGCCATTAGAATCGTACGATGAAGACAACAAACTGTGTTGCgatcttcttttccagCTACCGCAGTTTGATGGTAAGAGAGTTGGGTCCACGGGGATGTGTTTAGGTGGCCATTTGGCTTTTAGGGCGCTGCTGGACAAGAGGGTCACCTGTGCAACATGCTTCTTCCCTACCGACATCCATTCGAGAACCTTGGGGCTGGGCCAAGACGACAATTCTTTGGAACGTGTTTCGAAGGAGTTGGGTAATAACCAGGAAATGGTCCTGATCTTCGGAACTGCGGACACCCATGTCGATCCGGAAGGCCGCGATCTGATCAGAAAGACTCTCAGAGACCACGGAGTAAAGTTCACTTTCTTGGAAATCCTGGCTGCCCAGCACGCGTTCATCCGCGACGAGTTCAGCAAGGGTAGATTCGACTCCGCTATCACTCAAAGTTGTCTCGGCTTCCTGTTCGAGCAATTCAACAGGAAATTGAGAATCGATTTGGGTGAATTTGTCGACGATAATACACCATTGGAGCACGTTTGTTAAGCTCCGCGCTCTGTACATGCTATATACTAAATaacaataagaaaaaggaaaaagaagcacAATATAGAAAAGCGTTCGTTCTacttaataaaaaaaaaataaaaaaacgaaaagaaaaacgaaaacTAAAAAGGACAAAAGATGAGAGCTCTTTAAAAAATACTTCATAGTAAGAAACTACTGAAACTATTCATcccaataaaaaaaacacgtAGAAGGCGTCTATCTATCTTTTTGACTTTTCGGCTTTCAACTTCTCAAGCTTTTCAGCCTCTCTTCTAGCATCTGCGGCTGCCTGCTTTTGTCTCAAAATTTCAGCGTCTGActccattcttttcttagggtcaccattttttttctggctCTTAGCCATGtccttttgctttttcaagtttttttgtcttgCCAAGTCTCTTTGATTACCTCTTGCCATTGTTGAAGATGTATCGTCTTGCGACGTAATTTGGTGCTGTGTGTGGTATTGATGTTGTTGCGGTTGCTAAAAATGCTCTAACAATACTCTATAAAATGTGGAAACGTTGCCATGGCAAGACAAAGAAGCGATCTTTGGGTGAAATAATAGGATCCGAGTGGCCGGGTAAACTCAACTGCTCGTACCGTATATAGTATGCATAAATGGCGAAAATGTCTTTGTTTTAGTTATTTCCCAGAATGCCATATTAAGTACACTTGTCACGCGTTCCTTAGCACCGATACACGCATTAATATATGAGCGTCACAGTAGCAGATCATCTCTGACACTTGCTTccccattttttttattcgtTTTTTTAAAGGGTTTTTCTACAGTCTAAAGGCCTCCCCTAATAAGTCAGCCCCTCCCTTTGGGATGTACCGCTGGCCTGCATATATAAGAGGTGCATCTGTGATAGCGGGTGGATCCATCTTGTGGGGATCGTATCACGAACGTTGTAAAAGACAAAACAACCACTGTATTTGTTATTCGTGTAGATGTTGCCCAGACTTGGTTTTGCGAGGACTGCTAGGTCCATGCACCGTTTTAAGGTTAGCCAGATCTCTAAACCTTTTTTCCATTCCACCGAAGTCGGTAAGCCCGGACCACCGCAGAAGCTATCGAAATCTTACACAGCAGTATTCAAGAAATGGTTTGTCAGAGGTTTAAAGCTCACTTTTTACACGACGTTGGCCGGCACGCTGTACGTGTCATACGAGTTGTACAAGGAATCGAACCCACCTAAGCAGATCCCGCAATCTACGGCTTTTGCTAAtggtttgaaaaagaaagagttGGTCATTTTGGGTACAGGCTGGGGCGccatttctcttttgaagaaactggACACGTCTTTGTACAACGTTACCGTGGTGTCACCAAGAAGTTTCTTTCTGTTCACGCCGCTGTTACCTTCTACGCCTGTGGGTACGATAGAGATGAAGTCTATTGTCGAACCGGTTAGGTCTATTGCTAGAAGAACTCCTGGAGAAGTTCACTACATCGAGGCGGAAGCATTGGACGTTGACCCCAAAGCGAAAAAAGTAATGGTGCAATCGGTGTCGGAGGACGAGTATTTTGTTTCGAGCTTGAATTACGATTATCTTGTCGTCAGTGTGGGCGCTAAAACCACTACTTTTAACATTCCTGGGGTCTATGGCAATGCGAGCTTCTTGAAGGAGATTGAAGATGCTCAAAATATTCGTATGAAGTTGATGAAGACCATAGAACAGGCGAGTTCGTTTCCTGTAAACGACCCGGAAAGGAAGCGATTATTAACGTTTGTGGTTGTTGGTGGCGGCCCCACGGGTGTAGAATTTGCCGCAGAACTGCAAGATTACATCAATCAAGATTTGAGAAAGTGGATGCCCGATTTGagtaaagaaatgaaagtCATCTTGATTGAAGCCTTGCCTAATATCCTAAACATGTTCGATAAGACATTGATTAAGTATGCCGAGGACCTTTTTGCCAGAGATGAAATTGACTTGCAAGTGAATACTGCCGTGAAAGCCGTAGAACCAACTTACATCCGTACTTTGCAAAACGGTCAAACAAGCACCGATATCCACTACGGGATGCTAGTTTGGGCAACCGGGAATGAACCAATCGAATTGTCAAAAACACTGATGGGTAGAGTACCGGAGCAAACTAACAGGCGCGGTCTGttaattaatgaaaaattggagcTCCTGGGAGCTGAGGATTCGATATATGCGATTGGTGATTGTACCGCGCATACAGGTTTCTTCCCCACGGCACAGGTCGCACACCAGGAAGGTGAATACTTGGCCAAGATCTTGgataaaaaattacaaataGAACAATTAGAATGGGACATGCTGAATAGTACCGATGACAGTAAGGTATCACGcttacaaaaagaaattaattTGAGGAGATCTAAGCTAGATAAGTTCAACTACAAACACATGGGCGCCCTTGCGTACATCGGCTCCGAAACCGCAATTGCAGATCTGCATATGGGCGACTCATCATACCAACTGAAAGGTATGTTTGCCTTCTTGTTTTGGAAATCTGCCTATTTGGCCATGTGTCTCTCCATAAGAAATAGGATTTTAATTGCCATGGACTGGACCAAAGTTTACTTTCTTGGAAGGGATTCTTCCGTGTAGTCcttgttttatatatttgttGTTCCGCAATTCAAATCGTTTACATCATTTACGTATTATAACCAATAATTGCCTTTATTGGTCATAGAAATTTCGCGTTACCCTTACTCGTTCAAGGtgatattcttttttatatgtgatgaaaatttaagaaagaaaaaaatagtcgACAACACGCCGAATAAACAAAgggttttcttcaataccTGAAATAGTAGTTGAAGGGCAGAAGTTGAATCCTTATCTTTCTGAgtgttgttattttttgtaaGTCGTAACACGGATCTGTTTGCCTGTTGGAATTTTAcgttatttttctcttcgGTATAACTAGCTTATATTCACTTTGGCAATAGGTTAAAAAAGCTcgttcatttttttaaaagcaGCAACAATGTCACACgaaggtgaagaagatttatTGGAGTATTCCGATAACGaacaagaaattcaaattgatgCTTCTAAGGCTGCTGAAGCCGGAGAAACTGGTGCCGCCACTTCTGCCACTGAAggtgataataataacaacacTGCAGCTGGCGACAAGAAAGGTTCTTATGTTGGTATCCATTCCACCGGtttcaaagatttcttGCTGAAGCCAGAACTATCAAGAGCCATCATTGACTGTGGTTTTGAACATCCTTCTGAGGTCCAACAACACACCATTCCTCAGTCTATCCATGGTACCGATGTGTTGTGTCAAGCTAAGTCAGGTTTAGGTAAGACAGCTGTCTTTGTTTTATCCACTCTGCAACAGCTGGACCCTGTTCCTGGTGAAGTCGCCGTTGTTGTCATTTGTAACGCTAGAGAACTAGCCTACCAAATTCGTAACGAGTATTTGAGATTTTCCAAATATATGCCAGACGTAAAAACAGCCGTCTTTTACGGTGGTACTCCAATTTCTAAGGATGCTGAACTTTTAAAGAATAGAGACACTGCTCCCCACATTGTTGTTGCCACTCCAGGTCGTTTAAAGGCGTTAGtgagagaaaaatacaTTGATTTGTCTCACGTCAAGAACTTTGTCATTGATGAATGTGATAAagttttggaagaattaGACATGAGAAGAGACgttcaagaaattttcaGAGCTACTCCAAGAGACAAACAAGTCATGATGTTTTCAGCCACACTTTCTCAAGAAATCAGACCAATTTGTAGACGTTTCTTACAAAATCCattggaaatttttgtcGATGATGAAGCTAAACTTACTTTACATGGGTTGCAACAATATTATATCAAATTAGAAGAACGTGAAAAAAACCGTAAATTGGCTCAATTATTAGACGATTTGGAATTCAATCAAGTCATTATTTTCGTTAAATCTACTACAAGAGCTAATGAGTTGACCAAACTGTTAAACGCCTCTAACTTCCCAGCTATTACCGTTCATGGTCACAtgaaacaagaagaacGTATTGCTCGTTACAAGGCCTTCAAAGATTTCGAAAAACGTATTTGTGTATCCACAGACGTTTTTGGTAGAGGTATCGATATTGAACGTATTAACTTAGCCATTAATTACGATTTGACCAATGAAGCTGACCAATATTTACATCGTGTTGGTAGAGCCGGTAGATTTGGTACTAAGGGTTTGGCTATTTCATTTGTTTCCTCGAAGGAAGATGAGGAAGTTCTGGCTAAGATCCAAGAACGCTTCGATGTCAAAATCGCTGAATTCCCAGAAGAAGGCATTGATCCGTCCACTTATTTGAATAATTAataaaggtaaaaaaaatacatttttatatagattatataaagATTTTGTATTATTCAAGCgaacaaaacaaacaaaaaaaggagaggAAAACTTGGTGTGCTATTGCGGAAGAGGGGATATTcgctgaaaaaataaacgtGGTGTAGTCATCTCGTGAACATATTAGACACTTCCATTAGCCATAACAAACCAGAGCAAGATTGGAAGATGCAATTTTGTGAATGGATTCTAAATTAACGTTTTACCCGTTATAGGAGGATATACAGTATATGTAAgtaaaaagtttttttaataCAATAGATGTGCAAAGAAAAGTGAAGAGATTTCCggaaaaatcttgaaatttcttaACGGTAAGATTTTTGGAATCTAGAACGAGCACCCTTACCACCGAATTTCTTTGGTTCTGGTCTTCTAGAATCAGCAATCAACAAAGTTCTGTCGTAAGAGGTGAAagccttcttcaattcgTTCTTGGATTGTTCGTCAACGTACTTTTGGTGGTAAGCGACTAAACCCTTAGCAATGGCTTGTCTGATAGCGTAGACTTGGGAAACGTGACCACCACCAGTGACTCTAACTCTGATATCGATGTTGGAGAATTTGTCCAAACCAACCAACAACAAAGGTTCGTACACCTTGAATCTTAGGATTTCTGGTTCAACCAAAGTGATTGGAGAACCGTTAACCTTAATCAAACCC includes these proteins:
- the LUC7 gene encoding Luc7p (Essential protein associated with the U1 snRNP complex~similar to YDL087C); protein product: MSTMSTMSTPAAEQRKLVEQLMGRDSSFRHNRYSHQKRDLGLHDPKICKSYLVGECPYDLFQGTKQSLGKCPQMHLAKHKIQYEREVKQGKTFPEFEREYLAILSRFVNECNGQISVALQNLKHTAEERMKIQQVTEELDVLDARIGLMGQEIDSLIRADEVTMGMLQSVKLQELISKRKEVAKRVRTITENVGQSAQQKLQVCEVCGAYLSRLDTDRRLADHFLGKIHLGYVKMREDYHRLIKNNQTPNTNKTATALPGRHFV
- a CDS encoding carboxymethylenebutenolidase (carboxymethylenebutenolidase~similar to YDL086W): MLITETFHDVQTSYGTTLRIYVYSPKIAGYPQAKFPGVILYSEIYQVTGPVRRFGQRIASEGYVVVAPAIYHNFMGPEALPYDVQGTDIGNEYKIKKPLESYDEDNKLCCDLLFQLPQFDGKRVGSTGMCLGGHLAFRALLDKRVTCATCFFPTDIHSRTLGLGQDDNSLERVSKELGNNQEMVLIFGTADTHVDPEGRDLIRKTLRDHGVKFTFLEILAAQHAFIRDEFSKGRFDSAITQSCLGFLFEQFNRKLRIDLGEFVDDNTPLEHVC
- a CDS encoding uncharacterized protein (similar to YDL085C), with the translated sequence MARGNQRDLARQKNLKKQKDMAKSQKKNGDPKKRMESDAEILRQKQAAADARREAEKLEKLKAEKSKR
- the NDE2 gene encoding NADH-ubiquinone reductase (H(+)-translocating) NDE2 (Mitochondrial external NADH dehydrogenase~similar to YDL085W); protein product: MLPRLGFARTARSMHRFKVSQISKPFFHSTEVGKPGPPQKLSKSYTAVFKKWFVRGLKLTFYTTLAGTLYVSYELYKESNPPKQIPQSTAFANGLKKKELVILGTGWGAISLLKKLDTSLYNVTVVSPRSFFLFTPLLPSTPVGTIEMKSIVEPVRSIARRTPGEVHYIEAEALDVDPKAKKVMVQSVSEDEYFVSSLNYDYLVVSVGAKTTTFNIPGVYGNASFLKEIEDAQNIRMKLMKTIEQASSFPVNDPERKRLLTFVVVGGGPTGVEFAAELQDYINQDLRKWMPDLSKEMKVILIEALPNILNMFDKTLIKYAEDLFARDEIDLQVNTAVKAVEPTYIRTLQNGQTSTDIHYGMLVWATGNEPIELSKTLMGRVPEQTNRRGLLINEKLELLGAEDSIYAIGDCTAHTGFFPTAQVAHQEGEYLAKILDKKLQIEQLEWDMLNSTDDSKVSRLQKEINLRRSKLDKFNYKHMGALAYIGSETAIADLHMGDSSYQLKGMFAFLFWKSAYLAMCLSIRNRILIAMDWTKVYFLGRDSSV
- the SUB2 gene encoding ATP-dependent RNA helicase SUB2 (Component of the TREX complex required for nuclear mRNA export~similar to YDL084W) — encoded protein: MSHEGEEDLLEYSDNEQEIQIDASKAAEAGETGAATSATEGDNNNNTAAGDKKGSYVGIHSTGFKDFLLKPELSRAIIDCGFEHPSEVQQHTIPQSIHGTDVLCQAKSGLGKTAVFVLSTLQQLDPVPGEVAVVVICNARELAYQIRNEYLRFSKYMPDVKTAVFYGGTPISKDAELLKNRDTAPHIVVATPGRLKALVREKYIDLSHVKNFVIDECDKVLEELDMRRDVQEIFRATPRDKQVMMFSATLSQEIRPICRRFLQNPLEIFVDDEAKLTLHGLQQYYIKLEEREKNRKLAQLLDDLEFNQVIIFVKSTTRANELTKLLNASNFPAITVHGHMKQEERIARYKAFKDFEKRICVSTDVFGRGIDIERINLAINYDLTNEADQYLHRVGRAGRFGTKGLAISFVSSKEDEEVLAKIQERFDVKIAEFPEEGIDPSTYLNN